A segment of the Methylomonas paludis genome:
TGCAACAAGGGGCCTTATGGGCCGTCTGGGCCGGGCACACCGATAATGCCAAGATTTTCCAGCTATTGGCGCGTCCGGCTCAGGTATATGTATTGCAGGAATTGCTGACGGTCAATGGTATCGGCGCCAATGATGTGTTGGCCGGTGTGCAAATCATCAATTATGCCGGTCTGGTGGATCTTAGCGTCATAAATCCGGTGATCCACACATGGTGTTAACTGTTGACGGTCAGGATGTGCCGACCAACCCCGAAGGTTTCTTGCTGGACGCTGCGGTTTGGTCACCGCAGATAGCCGAAGCCCTGGCTGACCGAGAAAACCTGCAACTCAGCGATGCCCACTGGGAAATCCTCTGGTTTATTCGCGACTATTACCAAAAATACCAGCATTTGCCCAATGCCCGCATGTTTGCCGCCGCCATCCGCAAACAAATGGGTGAAGCAAAAGCGGCCAGCCGTTATCTGCAAAACCTGTTTCCGCAAGGGCCGTTAAAATATGCCTGCAAAATCGCCGGTCTGCCCAAGCCGCCCACCTGTTTATAATCCTAATTTTGAGAATGATGTATGAGTAATCCCCGCGTAGGTTTTATTAGTCTGGGTTGTCCCAAGGCTTTGGTTGACAGCGAACAGATCTTGACGCGATTACGCGGCGAAGGCTACCAAATTGCCCCCAATTATCAGGACTCCGATCTGGTCATCGTCAACACCTGCGGCTTTATTGATGCCGCTGTGGAAGAATCCCTGGACAGCATAGGCGAAGCCTTGGCCGAAAATGGCCGGGTTATTGTCACCGGTTGTCTGGGGGCACGCCAGGATGAAATTCTGGCCCGGCATCCCCAGGTGTTGAAAATTACCGGCGCCCACGCCACCGACGAAGTCATGGATGCGGTACACGAACATCTGCCGCCGGCTCATAATCCTTTTATCGACTTATTACCGCCGCAAGGTGTCAAACTTACTCCGCCGCATTACGCTTATCTGAAAATTTCCGAAGGCTGCAATCATCGCTGCACCTTTTGTATTATTCCGTCCATGCGCGGCGATCTGGTCAGCCGGCCTATTGCTGAAGTATTGCACGAAGCCGAAACGCTGGCAGCCAGTGGCGTTAAGGAACTGCTGGTCGTTTCTCAGGATACCAGTGCTTACGGCCTGGATTTACGCTATCAAACCGGCATCTGGCGTGGCCGGGAGTGGAAAAGCCAATTCCATGATCTGGCGGAGGCTTTGGGTGAATTAGGCATATGGGTGCGGATGCATTATGTTTACCCTTATCCGCATGTCGATGCGGTGCTGCCGTTAATGGCCGCCGGCAAAGTGCTACCCTATCTGGACATCCCGTTTCAACATGCCAGCAGCCGCATCCTGAAACTGATGAAACGCCCGGCGGCTGCCGAAAACAATCTGGAGCGCATTCAGGCGTGGCGCAAAATCTGCCCGGATTTGACTATCCGCAGCACCTTTATCGTCGGCTTCCCCGGCGAAACCGAAGCCGAATTTCAAGAATTGCTGGACTTTCTCACGGCGGCGCAATTGGACAGAGTCGGCTGTTTCGCCTACTCCCCGGTACGCGGTGCCGCCGCCAATGCCTTGCCCGATCCGGTGCCGGAAGCCATCCAGCAAGAACGTCTGGCTCGGTTCATGGAACATCAGGCCGGCATCAGCGCCGCCCGTCTGCAGCGCCGAGTGGGTCGTATCGAAACCGTGATTATCGATGAAGTGGCCGAAGAGGGCGCAGTAGCCCGCAGCCAGGGCGATGCCCCGGAAATCGACGGTCAGGTGTTTATCGATGGCGTCACCCATCTACAGGTGGGCCAGTTGGTGCAGGTGGAAATTGAAGAAGCCGATGAATATGATTTGTGGGGAAGGTTGGTTTAGTCCCGCCTTCGGGCCGCTTGCAGGGTGTGCTTCAGAGCGTATCGAGATAGATAACCCATGTTATAAATAGTGTTTTATGCCTATTCCTTAAATTTTGGCACAACTGACAGAAATTATTTTTTCTTGTCTGTGGGGTATTTGTGGTGTAGATATGCATCGCAAATGCACCACATAAAAGGATAAAGCGATGACAAGGCAAAGCATTTCTGTTACTACGCCAAACGATAGTTGATTGAGAGTAAAGAATACAAAAGCAAAAGCAAAATAATCAATGAGCTGATACGGAAAGAAAGGGCAAGGCAAAATGAACTAATGATTGGTGCCCGGTTGATTAAATCGTGAAAAAGCGGATTTATAAGCCAAACTGCCAATGAAATCAGGGAGGAATTTAAGGGGGAGTTGATGTGGGATAGAAGTCGCTGACCCATTAGCCTAAGGCTGTCGAGACAAAAAAGCCCGCGCTTGGCGGGGTATATAAATCAACTAAGACTTAGACTATACAATGACAGGCTGATTGGTTCTACGTCGTCCACCGAGCTTGCCGTTTTCTCTAGCGGCTGCAACTTTAGCAGCAGTAGATGCTTTACCGCCTTTACGTCCTTGCTCGACAAGCCACTGTTTAGAGCCTAAAAAGCCTTCGAGAAGAGCCGGTATGTAAATATCAGCATCCAGCTTGGGGAAGTGGATGCCAAGACCAGATGGTGTAACTTCAATATCGGTCAAATCAGCGGGGTGAGCATGCTCAAGCCCTTGGGCTGATTTTGGCGCAAAAGACAAATCCAAACCGGACGATAGCGCTATAACAATGCGAGAGATACGCCGGTCATATTTAACCGATACAATCGAAGGGAGAATTGCTTTTGCCTTTTTACCGCGTTGGTTCGCGGCCACAAATTCTTCTTTAGTAATCGCCATGTATTTTTCTCCACTCGCCACACAGGGCGACTTTATGTTCAATTAAAGCTGCCAAAATGGCCGAAAGCTCTTTTTCATTGAATCCATAGTTTTCTCTGAGTTTCACATTATTAACATCGCAAAGCAGCTTAAAAACAGCCTCATTGCCATTACCGATGACATGCACATGTGCGGGGGCCTGTGGTCGTTTGGGTAGATGACGACACGCAGCCCGAATATTCTTAATACGGTTGGCATATTATAAGCTAAGTAGCTTGGGTTTATTAAGGTTTACCTGAATCCGTGTTCCTTTGGGTTTACGGGGTAGCCACTGCGTTTTTTACGCTTTTTTTAAAAAATAACGTTCCCCCATCACAGCTTAACTGCCGCCCATCAACCCCCTGACGGTAAAAATCCCACGTTTCTCCGGCTTTGCCGCTCTCCACGAGTGAAAAACCAGACATCCAGACAAGCAATCCTCTTCTCAATCCTGAGAATCAGCTCAAACCTTGCGTTTCCGTTTCTGTTTCCCAGGATTATCCCGATGCAAAGCCAGGCTGTACCACCAATCGCTCCTGCAAAAAAGCGAATACTTTAGCGACTGGCGAATCGTGCCCCAAATCAAGCCACCATTGCCGGGCCTTATGGATGACCTGAGCGGCTCGATACATGACTTCTTGCAGCACGGTTCGTAACCGCCGACGTTTTGCAGGATGGCGTATCGGTGCCAAGTGACCCGTCAAGCCCAGTTGACCAATCAGCCGCAAGCAGTTATAGGCCAGCATGCCCATTCTCAACAGGCAGTCGTTGGTCTCAAACTTACCTGAGGGTAACCGCTCCAAATCCAGGTCGGTTTTGAATTCCGAATGGAATTGCTCATGTGTACCGTGATCGCGATAGCGTTCAATGACCATTTCCTCCGCTTCCTCCAGACTTGTCCACCAACCTTCCAGTTCTACCTCCGGCAACAACAGCATCTGTCCATGTTTATTCGTGGTGCGCTCAATGACCCGTATGACCAGTCTGAAATGACGAATCTGTTTTTTCCAGGCGCGTTCTACGATCAACGTCATTAACGCTTCCCGTTTACCGGGTCGTTTTTCAACAAAGGCTCCGGCTGCTTGTGCTTTTTCGACCCAAGCTGTTTTGTCCTGTTTTCTGGGATTCCATTTGACCAAGTAGTCAAAGCACCGATCCATAGCCGCCCAGCGCACTTTCTCATCGGCGATGGCAAACAACAGCTTGGCGCTATCAAACCCTGAATCTTTGCGAAGCAGTACCGGTAAAGTCGGTGCAACCAAACGCTCAACGCGAGGAAATAGCCGCTCTAAAAAATAATCAATCTCCAGCGATGAATGCCAGCGACCGGGGCGTAACTCCAAGCCGACACACCAGCCCTCATTGCCTATATACGCCGCAACCGGCGTATAACCATCCACACCTTGATAGGTTCGGCTGACCTCTTCCTTCTTGGTGCCACTCTGATCCATGACGAAGGTATCCAAATCCAGGCAGACGTAACCTTTATGGGGTGTGATCGGGGCTTGTATTCGCTCAATGAGTCGAATCGAACATTCGTCCAACGGTTCCAGTAGCTTACCGCTGATACGATCAAGCCGTTGCCGCAGCCAGACACTGCCAGGAACCTTGCGTACATCCAATGCTTTCTTGAAAAAACGATCCTCACGAAACGGTTCAACTGCTTCGAAATCGCTTTTGCCTATACATAACAGACCGACCATCGTTTTCAATAAATCAGAGGTCTTAATCCCTTGGGATACCGGAATTTGTCCATCCACCACCGCTTCGACATTGATGGCTTCCAGGCATTGGCCGATTAACGACAGCCCGGCATAGGAAGTCAGTTCCTTCTTGGATTCTTTTAGCTTAAAACGTGCCATAATCAAATTGGGTGAACACAGAAAGTCTATATTATACCTTATTTATCATTGGCTTATGCGTTATTATGCGAGCCTGAACACGGATTCAGGGTTTACCTTTGCGTCAAATATACAAGATTATTAATATTTTCATGTTTACTCAGTTTTTAAAAAAATAACCTGAATCCGTGTTCGTTTTTTTTATAAATAGTCATAAGTCAATGATAAAAAAGGTATAATATAGTTTTTCTATAGTCACCCGTTTTGATTATGGCACGTTTTAAGCTTAAAGAATCCAAAAAGGAACTTACCTCCTATGCCGGACTATCCTTGATCGGCCAGTGCCTGGAAGCGGTCAATGTCGAAGTGATGGTGGACGGTAGAATACCTGTTTCACAGGGTATCAAAACCTCGGATTTAGTCAAAACCACTGTTGGCCTTTTAAGTATAGGCAAAAGCGACTTCGAGGCTGTTGAGCCGTTTCGTGAAGATCGTTTTTTCAAGAAGGCATTGGATGTACGTAAGGTTCCCGGCAGCGTGTGGCTGCGGCAACGTCTTGATCGTGTCAGCGGCAGCCTGCTGGAGCCGGTGGATGATCTATCGATACGACTCATCGAAC
Coding sequences within it:
- a CDS encoding DsrH/TusB family sulfur relay protein; the protein is MLHLISQLGLAQEVVERIAAGDDVVLQQGALWAVWAGHTDNAKIFQLLARPAQVYVLQELLTVNGIGANDVLAGVQIINYAGLVDLSVINPVIHTWC
- a CDS encoding TusE/DsrC/DsvC family sulfur relay protein yields the protein MVLTVDGQDVPTNPEGFLLDAAVWSPQIAEALADRENLQLSDAHWEILWFIRDYYQKYQHLPNARMFAAAIRKQMGEAKAASRYLQNLFPQGPLKYACKIAGLPKPPTCL
- the rimO gene encoding 30S ribosomal protein S12 methylthiotransferase RimO, which encodes MSNPRVGFISLGCPKALVDSEQILTRLRGEGYQIAPNYQDSDLVIVNTCGFIDAAVEESLDSIGEALAENGRVIVTGCLGARQDEILARHPQVLKITGAHATDEVMDAVHEHLPPAHNPFIDLLPPQGVKLTPPHYAYLKISEGCNHRCTFCIIPSMRGDLVSRPIAEVLHEAETLAASGVKELLVVSQDTSAYGLDLRYQTGIWRGREWKSQFHDLAEALGELGIWVRMHYVYPYPHVDAVLPLMAAGKVLPYLDIPFQHASSRILKLMKRPAAAENNLERIQAWRKICPDLTIRSTFIVGFPGETEAEFQELLDFLTAAQLDRVGCFAYSPVRGAAANALPDPVPEAIQQERLARFMEHQAGISAARLQRRVGRIETVIIDEVAEEGAVARSQGDAPEIDGQVFIDGVTHLQVGQLVQVEIEEADEYDLWGRLV
- a CDS encoding DUF2442 domain-containing protein, whose amino-acid sequence is MAITKEEFVAANQRGKKAKAILPSIVSVKYDRRISRIVIALSSGLDLSFAPKSAQGLEHAHPADLTDIEVTPSGLGIHFPKLDADIYIPALLEGFLGSKQWLVEQGRKGGKASTAAKVAAARENGKLGGRRRTNQPVIV
- a CDS encoding DUF4160 domain-containing protein, with translation MKNIRAACRHLPKRPQAPAHVHVIGNGNEAVFKLLCDVNNVKLRENYGFNEKELSAILAALIEHKVALCGEWRKIHGDY
- a CDS encoding IS1380 family transposase gives rise to the protein MARFKLKESKKELTSYAGLSLIGQCLEAINVEAVVDGQIPVSQGIKTSDLLKTMVGLLCIGKSDFEAVEPFREDRFFKKALDVRKVPGSVWLRQRLDRISGKLLEPLDECSIRLIERIQAPITPHKGYVCLDLDTFVMDQSGTKKEEVSRTYQGVDGYTPVAAYIGNEGWCVGLELRPGRWHSSLEIDYFLERLFPRVERLVAPTLPVLLRKDSGFDSAKLLFAIADEKVRWAAMDRCFDYLVKWNPRKQDKTAWVEKAQAAGAFVEKRPGKREALMTLIVERAWKKQIRHFRLVIRVIERTTNKHGQMLLLPEVELEGWWTSLEEAEEMVIERYRDHGTHEQFHSEFKTDLDLERLPSGKFETNDCLLRMGMLAYNCLRLIGQLGLTGHLAPIRHPAKRRRLRTVLQEVMYRAAQVIHKARQWWLDLGHDSPVAKVFAFLQERLVVQPGFASG